Part of the Triticum aestivum cultivar Chinese Spring chromosome 4D, IWGSC CS RefSeq v2.1, whole genome shotgun sequence genome is shown below.
TGCTGCACTTGCTGAAAAGAGAAGAGAAGTCAAGAGAAGGAGGGTACTCCTGCTACAATTCATTTAATTTTAGTTAACTCAAAAGTTCATTTACTGAAAAAATCATTTAGTTTTAATTAAAAAACAAGTTTCAGTTAATTAAAATTAACTAAAAAAGTTTCATTTAGATTTAATTAATGCAAAAGATTCATTTAGTTTTAACTACTGAAAATAGTGGATCATTGTTCAGAGAAGAGCATGCAGGAGTACACTTGCTACACTTGCTATTGATGCTCCTGTGCTCACTAAATGGAGTAATTCAGTTAACACTGATCTAGTGTTAACAAATGTGCTCACTAAATGCAGCATAAAATCTTTGACATCAGCTATTCACTAAATGTGCTCACTAAACTGAACATTGGTAACACTGTAGCTAACTAAAATTATAGGCCCTGGGCTACAAATGCTGCCATGTTTGTATGCACATTCTTGTGCAGTTTCTGCTCCATGTTGGAATACAAAAAGGAAACCAAACATACCCTTATTAACAGGACTTGGAATTTGTCAAGACTTACTCGGTGAATCATGGAGCTAGCCTGCCGTGTGGGCGAGGAACATGTCCTGCACcctccgaggaagaagaagaggcgagTGCAGCTGGCTCCTCCCTCGTGCACCAGCCCCGCACGAACGCCGCACCAGCTCCTCATTGCTCAAGACGCTCATCTGCCATTACAACCAGCAAGATCAAAAACATGTTGTCATCAGAAAACAAAGCAGACAATGCTGACGAGGAAGATGCGGATGGTCACCTTGCCGATGGCCTTCTTGTAGTCAACCACCGCGACGGCCGCGCTGCGCCGCGCCTCCTCCGCTGTCGCGGCCAGGGCGCCCTCGTCGCCCACCAGGACCATCCTGTACATGCGCGCGCTTAGATTTAGAACTGAACAACAGGAAGAAAAGGGGAACGACGGCGAGGTGAGAGGGAGTACCTGCTGTCGTGCCTGGTGAGGCCGACGGCGACCCCCCCGCGAGACGGCGTCACCACCGCCGTCGCAGGCGAGCAGCACCAGCTTCGCGTACGCGGCGTCGGCGGCCAtcccctttgcccttcttcttcctggcAGCAACGGCCAACTGTGTCAAGTGCGTCGTCGCCAACCAACAACGCTCCGTCGCCCAGAAGCTCGCCTCTGCATCGCACCCATCGCCTCCGTCGCCAGATCCAGAGCAGGTGCACGCAGATCAAGCGGTGGCGCACGCGGGTCCAGCGCCTCCGTCACCCAGAAGCTCGCCGCCGGAGCAAAAATCCAAGCTTTGACCTCGGATGTGGGGTATGAGTGGAGTGGGGTGCGAGTGGAGGCGGGAGAAAGATGGCGGCGACGGGGAGAGATGGTGGCCGGcgaggtggaaaaggtggtggccGGCGAGGTGGGCGAGGTGGTTGCCGGCGAGGTTGGCGAGAAGAGAGAGGCGACGGGGAGAAGATAGAGCAACGAGTGAGGGGCCAGTGAGTGCCGACGCGAGGGTAAAAGTGGAAAACGCAGAAAAATCATAGCGTGCTAAAACTTGtatctataaactaatataaaagcgtttagattactaaaatagtgacctaaacgctcttatattagtttacggagggagtactagttttctCCGACAACTATttcgaaacagagggagtatacaacAAAATCTTCTCGCCGCAATGTCAAATACTCTAATATGAAAATGCAGAATTTTGCCGACAGGCTCCTGATCTGCAAAGTTCCCCGTCTGCAAAATTCTGCATTTGCGTACCAAATATGAAAATGTCTGTAGCAGAGTACTGACGAAGGAAGAATAGAAGTTTCGGCGAGAAAAATAGATAGAACGTGCGCGCAGGCTCGCGCAGCGACAAGCCACCGACCATTCCGCCCTAGCcgtcctcctcccccctccttcccaGCTTCCCTCGAAGATCTCTTTCCAATTAAACAACAGAAACGCTCCCCCCAAAATCCACCTTCCCACCTAGTTAACCCATCACCCTCCTCCAGATCCCCAACCTCCCCAATCCGTGGCCAGCAGAAGCGGCGGCGTTTCTAGGGTTAGTACCACCGGGCCGTTGGCATTTCCTTATCTTAATCCTCCGCCGTGTCCCGTTGAAATTTCTATTCGAACTCGTCATCAAGTTATTAGTACAAAAAATGATCTTGCGTTCCCCTTTGGTCGCCAAGTTTAGATGCCTTGCGCAGAACCACCTCCAGGGTCGCCGGCTGTGTGTTCTGCCGGCGTTTGTCAGTAGAAATTCTTGTTATGTACGAATCCGTTGCTTACATATAGACACACGCATGGGCATAGGCGCGTAGCGGCTGAAATCACAAGCTGAGATTATTATTTTGCTCGTACATCTCCGGCCTTGTGTTGCTGTTGGTTGAATAAAGTGTGAGGTTTCCTTTCTTGTGGCGTTCACGAATCAAGATAGGGATATGACTTGGTTACCGAAATGACTAAATTGTATGGTTTATGGCAGGAAGATAAAAATATTACGCACATAATCTGTTTTTATTTTTCACCAATAGATTGCCATGAAACTTAGGATACTTAATCTATCTGATAAGAAGGTCTGTTCTACAAATTAGCTGAAAGTTCATTTTGTTCGTTGTCGCCATGCTAGTAGATACAGATAGTACTTTAAAGGGCTAAGCTGCAAAACAAGAGATGGATGGCAAAAAGAAGAGGAacaggaagaagaagggaaaccaAGGGAAGAATACTGGTGATGCGGTGACCAATGCCGATGAAGCTGTTCCTCAGAGCCACAATGATGATTTGGCTCCAAAAGAAAATTATAGTGGTGCTGATGCAGATGATGCTGTGTCCAGTGTTGGAGATGCAGTGTCCAGTGTTGGAGAGGGAACACAGTACCAGAATCACGAGCAGACTCCGCATGCAAAGCAGAATGTTGCAAACACTGATGAAACCATATCGTCGTCTGTTGGTGAGGTGATTCCATGTGACGAGAATCACGAACCTACCATGACACAGGAGAATCACAAGGTCAGTAATACAGTCTACGCAGATCAGAGGAGTATTGGGATTTCAGATTCTACCGTGGAACTTGTCAAGGACCGACTTTTTGAATCAAAGCTTGTAAGTTCTTCTGTAAAGGTTAACTGCACTATCAACGGCCTCTTATCTTTTCAATTCAAGTTTGATATATCTTCACTGTGAACATCCCCTGATCATGCATACCTACCATGTAACCGTTCCTGTAAAGAAGAATGTTATCATTTCTGCAATATTGTTGCTAGATACCTGCTCTTTCATCAGTGAACATTACTTGGATATCTCAATTTGCACTTCCAGGTCCGCATTTGCTCATTTGATTCTTTGTGCTGTTCATCCTTGTAAATACACTCATTGCCACCGCAGGATAAATTACACGATACAATAAAGCAATTGGAAGATGAGAAAGGTTTATGGCTTCAAAAAGTGGTATGTATGCTCGCCCCTGTTTTTAACGTCGACATACATAACAGTATCATGTACTTTTTTGCGGGGAATATCATTTAATTGTTTAAGGGTAATTGAGGAAAGGGATTATGGATCAACAGATGCTAAGCCTGTCTGTTGTCTCCTTATTATCTGAACCAGATGTTCACTTCTGAAGATGAAAAAACTATTCTGCACACTACTAGAAACATCTCATACAAAATactcttatatttcttttcctGCAGAACAAGATGGAGAGCGAACTTGAAAAGTTGCATAACAAAGTGGGTTATCATGCACAAAATGAGGTATGTTTTATGTCCTGGATGTAATCACCATCTGATTTGATCAATGCAGCTGGGAAATTATCTTACTCTCTTGAGTCTACTATTTATTTTCTTCCTTGTAGCTAGGTGAAATGAATTGAATTTTCTTACCTCATATTGCCTTTTattttaggtcattttggaggaaaaactTAATAATCTACAGAATGGGTACGATATGCTGGTTAAAAATGAGGTATTTTCTGTTCCTTCTACTTGTTTGTTTCTTTGATGAGAAGGTCTATGTGCCAGTCTTGTTGTATAGGAGGTCAAACTTCACCGATGAACTTTGGTTTGAGCTTAGGCTTTGACAATGGTAAAAACTAAAAGCAGTTTCAAAAATACAATGAAGTACCTTCCTTCCATTTTACAGGATGATCACCCCAAAATGACTGGATCATCCTTTTTAGCTTGTTAATTTAGTGCCAGGGGTTGCAAAGGCATGATATTTAGCTTGTTCACTCAATCGGTAGTTTAGTGCTATTAATGCAAGTGATGAATCAAAATCACTAGATATGTCGTTGGGACGAGATATGTCTTTGGGTCGTCCAAAGCATCTCAAACTTAATGTATGGAGCAAATCACTAATCAGGCTTGATTTATTTAAAGTTGCTGAAACAGTAACAGCAATATAATATTTATTTCCCAATTTCATTTAGGAAGTTTTGAATAACAACGTCAAGTGCGTAGAGGATGTCAATGGTGTCTTAACTCATCAGGAGGTAATGTTCAGAGAGATTACTTATCACTACTTTCTCTTCGCGTTTTTTATGCCTTCGGGGACTTATATCATTTCTTTCTTTAACTGTTTTGGGTTGACATGCTGCTTATTTTCTCCAGACTTCTCTTAAAGAAAGATTAAGTTTGCTGGAGGAAACCAACAAAGCATTACAGGAGCAGGTAAGAATTACACCGTCTGTTTCCAACTGTTTTTTTTTCTTCAttgtagctggttgagaaaaatgaaTCCTTAGTGAAATACTAATATCGCAATATGTATCCTATGGGCAAGCATTAGTTGTTTTTTCTAAAAGGAGATACAACATACGTACTTTGGTTCTGCGGAGTAGTTGTTTATACTTAATAAACCTAGAAAAAAGAGTCTAATAGTTCATATGTTGGTATATGAATCTGTCAGATCTGGACCTTCAATTGTTCGATTTTCATATGTAGCATGTGCACATTTGCTTATATATTCTGATATTACTATTTAATAGCAAAGCCTGGCAGGTGAAGGTATTGGATGAAACTTCAAAAAGTACTGTTGAGGAAAATCAGCGGTTGGTGGTAAGTGTGGATGAATTGGAGTCAAGATTACAAACCCTTGAAGCAAAGATTGCACTTACTGAAGCCTCCATTACTAAAGAGGTAAGTTTGTCCAGAACATCGCTCTAGTGATTCTTATGTTTATACCCATTTGATTTCTACCAACCTACAACTGAATATTTAATCTCCAATGAAATTGCCTGGTCAGAAATATGTATTGTTTATTACCTCTTCATAATAAATTCTTAGCATCCAGACTATTCTATAAAACTGATTTTTTTTATGATGCAGGTTCCTGAGAATGAGGTGATGAATCAAACAGATCTGGCCGGTTCATTTCTCCATAAGCAGACTGCTGATTTTACGACCGTGATCAGTAAAGTAAGTATGTTACTACGCGAATGTTTGTCCATTTCCGCAAGGATGTTACTGTACCCAAAAATTATCTATGTATGTAGTTCATTTACATGAATATCCATTCTGGGGGATTACAGTTCGGTTCCCCACTTGTTGGGAATGTGATTTCCTTATGTGTTGCAATGATTCATAATTGCTTCAACGCAATGTTTCCCTGTGTGCAGGGTAACGAACTTGCTGCTGATAGAGGTCTGAACAGTTCGCTGGCAGTTACTTCGGACAATATCTACAGTCATGTCAGCAACATTCCTGTCGGTGCCTATGCTAGTGATCATGCAGATGAAACTTCGGTGTACTTTCCAGAAGCAACGAGCAGCAATGGTGCTGGCCAGAGGCTCATGAACGCAAATGCACGCCAAGGATTTGATGAACCAAGAACAAGTGGTGAAATCGTGCCGGTTCCGTTGGATGATATATTGATTCATGAAGATGATCCACAGCCAGCGGGATCAGATGTTGAGACGGCTGAGGAGGTTCCATTCACCGATGCCCCCATTGTTGGCGCCCCCTTCCGGTTGATCTCGTTTGTCGCTAGGTATGTCAGCGGTGCAGACTTGGTGAACCAAAAGTAACTCCACACCTGCCCATCGGGCTGCTTGAGATCTGTGTGTTGGAAAGAGGAGTCCTGTTTTTTGTTGCGCTGACATAGTTTTCAGTAAGCTTTTGGAACTTCTTCGTAACATTAAGATGGTGGCGAATGTGTTGGACGGGTGCATTGGATTCTGCAGAGATATGGACGCTATGGTGATTCGTGGCGGTGCTTGCTGCCGATAGATTTTTCTTCCTCCCCTGTAATTTTATCAGCGGCGTGAGAAGTTATTGTTCCCGATTTATACAAGAGGGCTTTGTCTGACCATGTGAGAAGCTGTACTGGCCAGATTTATATTATAGTAACATCTGAAATGTTGGTATGCCTTgtattctctgaattcttgtatgtggGTGATACGGTCACCTTGATTTtggttattactccctccgttccgttcTAAGTGTTAAGTGTCGCTGATGTAGTGCAAGACACTTGTACTATGGAATGGATGGAGTTTTTGCATGTTTATTTTTATGTTGTGTCCAAAACATTTTTCGATCACAAATACAAATTGTTTTGGATATTTCTATATAAACGACATACagattgaaatgagtgaacaaacacagacatacagattgaaatgagtgaacaaacgcACAAAAAGGTTAGAACATCTTATGTTTGTgaccggagggagtagttcttcatCTATTGCTTGGGTGCGATCTTGTGCCATGTATGCGCATCTGCTACTTGCAAGCAGGTAGTAGAAGATAATCGATGTCGTCAATTGACACAACAATGTCTGATGCCCACGAGCAGAGGCAATGTATTAGGATTACATGTTAAAGAGACTACTAATTAACATGCACGCGTTGAATATTGGAACAGTTATAAGG
Proteins encoded:
- the LOC123097559 gene encoding uncharacterized protein codes for the protein MDGKKKRNRKKKGNQGKNTGDAVTNADEAVPQSHNDDLAPKENYSGADADDAVSSVGDAVSSVGEGTQYQNHEQTPHAKQNVANTDETISSSVGEVIPCDENHEPTMTQENHKVSNTVYADQRSIGISDSTVELVKDRLFESKLDKLHDTIKQLEDEKGLWLQKVNKMESELEKLHNKVGYHAQNEVILEEKLNNLQNGYDMLVKNEEVLNNNVKCVEDVNGVLTHQETSLKERLSLLEETNKALQEQVKVLDETSKSTVEENQRLVVSVDELESRLQTLEAKIALTEASITKEVPENEVMNQTDLAGSFLHKQTADFTTVISKGNELAADRGLNSSLAVTSDNIYSHVSNIPVGAYASDHADETSVYFPEATSSNGAGQRLMNANARQGFDEPRTSGEIVPVPLDDILIHEDDPQPAGSDVETAEEVPFTDAPIVGAPFRLISFVARYVSGADLVNQK